The genomic segment TGGAAATCACGGGGGCCAGACTTGGAAGACCCTGGCTATTGATAAGATTGGCTGGCAGTGCGGCAAATACCGGAGAACACAAGCCGCCCAGGCTGAATACTAAAACAGTAAAAAGGGTGAGGGCTCTCTTCATCCAGAAAACTCCTTGTTGTTGAAAAACAGTTCGCAGAATAAGACCACCTCGCCGCGGCTTAAGTTCCGGGCAAGAAGGCCATAAAGCTGCGAGTATACAACACTCTATCGCAACAGGCCGGAAGACTCTCCTGAGTAGTCACGGGGTGCCTGCTCATCTTCGGCTTGCTTCTCAAGCCTCGGGGTATTTTGAAACAGCTGCTGATGGAGTTCTTCGGACTTAATCAGGCCCGATGAGCTGTGCATCATGTGCTCACAAAAATGCTGATAGCTTTGATTGAGGTGCTGCAATACTTCAGCGCTCTGTACAAAGTGCTCCTGTACCTGCTGCTGGTAGCGTTCATGATTTTGCAGTGCCTGCTCCAGATCCTGAGTCAGTTGCTCGGTTGTGGCACAGGGTTTGCGGGAAAAACGACCGGCAAAAAAGCCGATGACTAATGCGATGATTGCGACAAGAATAACGTAGAGCCAGAGCGTGGCAGTCATGGTGATCTCCTCATTGTCCAGACATCCTTGAGTGTGGCTTCATTCCTTGCCACTATATCCTACCCATAGAGGAAGCGATATCAAATTTTAGGACGAGGATGGGACCAGAAGATGAGTGTTAAACAGCGCTATCAGCGGGATCTGCAGCAGGGATTTAAACAGGACTCGGCTCAGCGAGTTGCTGTGGAGCATCTGGATGCCCTGAGTCATGCGCTGGAAGTCACTGCTCCTATGCAACAGCCTAAACTTCGGCATCGGCTTCTCAGGCGGCGTGTGGTGACGAAAGTCTCTATGCCTCGCGGCCTTTATCTTTGGGGGGGCGTCGGTCGCGGCAAGACCTACCTGATGGATCTCTTCTATGAATCACTGACGACTTCGGCCAAGCAGCGTTTTCACTTTCACCATTTCATGAGCCGGGTTCACCAGCAGCTCAAAGGCTTGTCCGGTCAGAGTGACCCCCTTAAGAAAGTGGCGGAGCAGTTTACCCGTGAGTTCAGGGTGCTGTGTTTTGATGAGTTCTATGTGTCAGATATCACCGATGCCATGCTGATTGGTACCCTGTTTGATGAGTTGTTTCAGCGGGGGCTGACCCTGGTGGCGACCTCAAACTGCCACCCGGATGATCTCTATAAGAATGGCCTGCAACGAGCCAAGTTTCTGCCGGCTATCGCTCTGCTCAAGGAGCACTGTGAAGTGCTTAATGTGGATGGGGGAGAGGATTACCGGTTGCGTACCCTCAAGCAGGCAGAGATCTACCATTACCCTCTGGACTCCCGGGCGGAGCAGAATCTGCAAGCCTGCTATCGGCAGCTGACTCAGCAGTCGATCGACCCGGCTTCGAGCCAGGAACTTGAGATAGGGCAGCGTAATATCAGGATTCGCCAGGCGGGACATGGGGTATTGATGGCCGACTTTCACGCCCTGTGTTGTACTGCCCGCAGCCAGCTCGACTATATGGAGATCGCCAGGCGCTTTCATACCGTACTGCTCTCAGACCTGCAACAGATGAATGAGCAGCTCGATGATGCGGCGCGGCGCTTTATCGCCATGGTGGATGAGTTTTATGAGCGTAGGGTCAAGCTCATCATCTCGGCGGCCGTGCCCCTTGGGGAGATCTATACCCGGGGACGGCTGGAGTTTGAGTTCCAGAGAACCCGCTCCAGGCTCGAAGAGATGCAATCTTTCGCCTATCTGGAGCTCCCTCACCTGGCCTGAGTAGGGACTATAGAGGTGGGCTTTGTAAAATTTATCAAAAAGGTGGGTGATTTTTTCAGCGACATCCCCTATAATCGCGCAGCCCACGTTGCAAATACTCTTTGTAATATATAAGACATATGTCGACCACTTGTTCTCGAAGGAGTACGGGTGGCTTAGCGTTGTAGTTAGGGAAGCCTTCCTGCAACAAACACTGTAACAACTTCAATTTTTGGGTGCAGAAGTTACATGAAAACTTTCGTTGCCAAGCCAGAGAGCGTAAAGCGCGACTGGTACATTGTTGATGCTGAAGGTAAAACTCTGGGACGCATCGCAACTGAGATTGCTCACCGCCTGCGTGGTAAGCATAAGCCTGAGTACACTCCACACGTTGACTGTGGCGACCACATCGTTGTGGTTAACGCTGCTAAAGTTCACGTTACTGGTAACAAGCGCTCTGGCAAAATCTATCACGCGCACACTGGTTACCCAGGTGGCCTGAAGTCAATCAGCTTCGAGAAGCTGATCGAGAAGGCTCCTGAGCGTGTAATCGAGTCTGCGGTTAAGGGTATGCTGCCACGCGGTCCGCTTGGTCGTGCTATGTTCCGTAAACTGAAAGTTTACGCGGGTGCCGAGCACAAGCATGCTGCTCAGCAACCTCAGGTACTGGACATTTAAGGATCAGGCAAATGGCAGATAATCAATATTACGGCACTGGCCGTCGTAAAAGCTCAGTTGCTCGTGTCTTCCTGAAGGCAGGTAGCGGCAACATCGTAGTAAACAAGCGTTCTCTGGACGTATACTTCGGTCGCGAGACCGCTCGCATGGTTGTTCGTCAGCCACTCGAGCTGGTTGAGATGATGGAGAAGCTGGATCTGAACATCACCGTTAAGGGTGGTGGTATCTCAGGTCAAGCTGGTGCAATTCGCCACGGTATCACTCGTGCGTTGCTTCAGTATGACGAGACGCTGCGTCCAGCTCTTCGTCAGGCTGGCTTCGTTACTCGTGATGCACGTCGCGTTGAGCGTAAGAAAGTGGGTCTGCATAAAGCACGTAAGCGCCCACAGTTCTCTAAGCGTTAATATTTGGCTCCGGCCTTATATTCGAAAAAGCCCGG from the Dongshaea marina genome contains:
- the rpsI gene encoding 30S ribosomal protein S9, with product MADNQYYGTGRRKSSVARVFLKAGSGNIVVNKRSLDVYFGRETARMVVRQPLELVEMMEKLDLNITVKGGGISGQAGAIRHGITRALLQYDETLRPALRQAGFVTRDARRVERKKVGLHKARKRPQFSKR
- a CDS encoding YhcB family protein — encoded protein: MTATLWLYVILVAIIALVIGFFAGRFSRKPCATTEQLTQDLEQALQNHERYQQQVQEHFVQSAEVLQHLNQSYQHFCEHMMHSSSGLIKSEELHQQLFQNTPRLEKQAEDEQAPRDYSGESSGLLR
- the zapE gene encoding cell division protein ZapE; translated protein: MSVKQRYQRDLQQGFKQDSAQRVAVEHLDALSHALEVTAPMQQPKLRHRLLRRRVVTKVSMPRGLYLWGGVGRGKTYLMDLFYESLTTSAKQRFHFHHFMSRVHQQLKGLSGQSDPLKKVAEQFTREFRVLCFDEFYVSDITDAMLIGTLFDELFQRGLTLVATSNCHPDDLYKNGLQRAKFLPAIALLKEHCEVLNVDGGEDYRLRTLKQAEIYHYPLDSRAEQNLQACYRQLTQQSIDPASSQELEIGQRNIRIRQAGHGVLMADFHALCCTARSQLDYMEIARRFHTVLLSDLQQMNEQLDDAARRFIAMVDEFYERRVKLIISAAVPLGEIYTRGRLEFEFQRTRSRLEEMQSFAYLELPHLA
- the rplM gene encoding 50S ribosomal protein L13; translated protein: MKTFVAKPESVKRDWYIVDAEGKTLGRIATEIAHRLRGKHKPEYTPHVDCGDHIVVVNAAKVHVTGNKRSGKIYHAHTGYPGGLKSISFEKLIEKAPERVIESAVKGMLPRGPLGRAMFRKLKVYAGAEHKHAAQQPQVLDI